The genomic segment CCGATCCCGCTCTTGGCGAGGAGGACGGGCACGCCGTCCAGCACACCCCGGTAGAGGGTCACGCCGGGGGGCGTCAGGGTTTCGGCCTCTTGAAGGTCCGCCCTGAGCAATTCGATTTCTTCGTCCATGGCACCGAGAATGGCGAGCATGGGGGCCATGTTAGGGCGTGGGCGGGGGAGGGCGAGCTTGGCGCCGCAGCGGGGCAGGGTGATGGCGGCCCGGTCCGCGCCGAGCGACCCGTCTGCCCGGAAGGAGGATTTCGCAGCCTGGGCACGTTGAGGTCGGCTGACACAGGAAAAGAGGCAGCAGCTTAAGCAGCTCTTCTCCCTCGCCCCCTGCGGGAGAGGGGCGCTGCGAAGCAGCGGGGTGAGGGGGCGTGTGACCCCCTCCTCCGCCAACCGCCCCCCTTGACCCAGGTCATGGTCCCCGCCCGCCCTCACCTGCCATCCTGCCCGCATGCCTCACGTGATTGTCAGCCCCTGCATCGGCGTCAAGGACCAGGCCTGTACCGAGGTCTGCCCGGTGGAGTGCATCTACGACGGCGGCGACCAGTTCCTGATCCACCCCGACGAGTGCATCGACTGCGGCGCCTGTGTCCCTGCCTGCCCGGTCAGCGCCATCTTCCCGGAAGAGGACGTGCCCGCCGGGGAAGCCGAGTTCATCGCCAAAAACCGCGTCTTCTTCGGCCTCTGAGCATGGACCTGCTTCCGGGTCTGAACATCCTGCTGGTGGGGATGTGGGTAGGCATGTACCTGTTCACGACCTTCGTGGTCAGCCCCGCCTTCACCGAGCTGTTTCCCGACCACGCGACCCGCACCGGGCACCGCCGCGCGGTGGGACGGCACTACGCGCGGGTCAACGGCGTGCTGACGGCGGCCCTGTTCGCGGTGGTCCTGGCGCTGGGGCTGACCTCCGGTTTTCGGCCCGCGCTCGGGCTGGAACTCGGCCTGCTGGTGCTGATCGGCGCTCTGGTGGCGCTGCATGTGCGGCGCGGACAGGTCGAGACGCGGCCCCCGGCGTGGATCACGAACCTGACCCTCGCGGCGAGCGTAGGCCTGTGCGGGGCGGCGGTGCTGGCCTGAGCGCACTGGGGTCGGTGCCTCCCGCTGTGGCAGCATCGGGGCACGTGCCGACCCCACCCGACCCTGCCCGCGCTCTGAAGTTGCTGAGCCGCTCACCCGTCTTCGGGGGGGCCCCGCCTGCCGACTTGCAGCCGCTCGCCGCGCTGGGCCGCTTCCGGACCCTGCGGCGGGGCGACCGCTTGTTCCGTGCCGGGGACGAGTTGGACACCCTCTTTCTCGTCAGCAGCGGCAGCGTAAGAGTCTACCGGGTGGTGCGCGGCGGCACCCGTGAACTGACCCTGCATGTGGAGGGACCGCGCCAGCTGGTCGCGGGCGTCGGCGTGTTCAGCGGCAGCGACCCCGCCCCCGCGCACGCCGTCGCCCTCCAGACGCCTACCGAGGTTCTATGTCTGCCCGCCGCTGCCGTGCGGGAGCAGGTGTTCGGGACCCCGGCGCTGGCGGCGGCTGTCATCGCCGCGCTGGCCCGGCGGCAGGCCGAACTGCTCGCCCGGCTGGAAGGGCTGGTGTTCAGCGAACTCGGGGAGCGGCTGGCGGCTCACCTTCTCGAGCACGCCGCCGACGGGCCGCACGCCCTGCCCACCAACAGCGACCTCGCCGCCCTGCTGGGGACCGTGCCCGAACTCGTCAGCCGCAAGCTGGGCGAGTTCTACCGCCTGGGCCTCATCGAGCTGGAACGGCGGCGGGTGCGGGTCCTTGACCGCCCCGAGCTGGAGCGGCTGGCAGGGCGTGGGGGGTGATGGGGGAGGGGCCTATACTCCCAGCACCTCCAGAACCGTCTCGACCACGTGGGGAACGAGTGGCCGTCCGGCCTACAAGCACGTGCACACCCAAGTCCGAAGACAGCTTCACGTGTTCCTGCGCCGCCGGGTGAGGCGGGTACGCCACCCTGCGGTTCACTCAGGAGGAATGCCATGACCCGGACTGCCATGCTGACCCTGCTGCTCACCCTCGTGCCGCCGCTCGCCGCCGCCCAGACCACCCCAACCCAGACGTCCCCTGCCACCCCCGCCCTGCCTGCCGCCGAGCAGGCCACCGTGACCGTGATTGACCGGGCACTTGGCAGCGTGCTGTACATCACCGCGACCGTTCCCAGTGCCCGGCAGGGCACTTTTTCCAGCCCGCTGTTCGGCGGCCCCGACGAGGGGGACCAGGGCACCGGGAGCGGCTTTTTCGTGGACAACCAGGGCTACGCCCTGACGAACTACCACGTCATCGAGGGCGCCACCCGCATCACCGTGAACCTGCGCGGCGTGCGGCAGGACTACGCGGCCCGCGTGGTGGGCACCGCGCCCGACTACGACCTCGCGCTGATTCAGGTGCAGGGGGTTCCGGCGGGGCAGATTCGCCCCCTTTCCTTCGGCAACAGCGACGCGCTGCGGGTGGGGCAGACGACCATCGCGCTGGGGGCACCCTTCGGGTTCCAGTTCAGCGCGACCACCGGCATCGTGTCGGCCACCGAGCGCTCGGTGCCGGTCGGGGTGCGGCAGGTGCCGCAAAACACCATCCAGACCGACGCCGCCGTGAACCCCGGCAACTCGGGCGGGCCGCTGCTGGACTCGGCGGGCCGGGTGATCGGGATCAACACCCAGATCATCTCGCCGTCGGGGGCGGCCACCGGTATCGGCCAGAGCGCGGGGGTGGGGTTCGCGGTGCCCGCCAATGTCGCGCAGCGCCTGCTGCCGCAGTTGCGGGCCGGGCAGACCGTCCTGGGGCCAGTGCTGGGAGTCAGCCTCACCCCCTTCGAGCTGACCGACCTCAGCGAGCAGGCCCGGCAGCAGTACCGCCTGCCGCGCACCGGCGCCCTCGTCTCGGAGGTGCAGCCGGGCGGCCCCGCCGCCACCGCCGGGTTGCGCGGCGGCACGGCGGGCATCCGCACCCCGCTGGGGACCGTGTACCTCGGGGGGGACGTGATCACGGCGATTGGCGGCCAGCCGATCGAGTCAAACGCCGACCTGCGGGCCTACCTCTTCGGGCGTCAGGCGGGCGAGCGGGTGACCCTCACCGTGAACCGGGCAGGGCAGACCCTCACGCTGGCGGCGACCCTGGCTCCCGGCAGCCTGTCGGGGACGGGCGGGCGCTGAGCCTTCCCGCTGCCGCCCTCACGGTTTCCTGCCCGCGCACCTGCTAGGCTCCCCGGCGGTATGACCCAGGCCGCGCCCGCCCCCGCTGTGATCCCCTCCACCCCCACTCCCGCTCCGCGCGTGCTGTGCGCGATGTCGGGCGGGGTGGATTCCAGCGTGACGGCGGCGCTGCTCAAGGAACAGGGCTATCAGGTTATCGGCGCGATGATGCGCTTCTGGCCCGACGACAAGCGCACCGACACCTTCGACTCCTGCTGCTCGCCCGACGCCGCCTTCGAGGCCCGCCGGGTGGCCGAACAGGTCGGCGTCCCCTTCTACCTGCTGGACTACCGCGAGCCCTTCCAGCGCCACATCGTCGGCCCCTTCCTGGACGAGTACGCGCGGGGCCGCACGCCCAATCCCTGCGTGAACTGCAACACCAAGGTCAAGTTCGACGAGCTGGTGAAAAAGGCCCGGATGCTGGGCTGCCAGTACGTCGCCACCGGGCATTACGTGAAGCGGGTCGAGCGGGAGGGCGGCGCGGTCGAGTTTCACCGGGGCGACGATCCCCGCAAGGACCAGACCTACTTCCTGTGGGGCACCCCGCGTGACGCGCTGCCGCACATCCTCTTTCCGGTCGGCGAGCTGGAAAAGCCCCGGGTGCGCGAGCTGGCGGCCGAGCGCGGCCTGCTGACCGCGAGCAAGCCCGAAAGCCAGAACATCTGCTTCGTCCCCGGCAAGGTGCAGGACTGGGTCGCCGAGCACCTGCCGCAGAGCCAGGGCCTCATCCGCGAGATCGCTACGGGCGAAGTCGTCGGCGAGCACCTGGGCACCCAGTTCTACACGCTGGGGCAGAAAAAGGGCCTGGGCCTGTACCAGTCGCACCGGGTCCGGCACGTCGTCCACCTCGACCCCGCCACGAACACCGTCTGGGTGGGCGACTACGAGGACTGCGTGTGGGACGGCCTGCGGGCCGAGAGCGCCAACTACCTCCTCGACCTCGCGGAGCTGCCGCGTGAGCTGGAGGTGCAGGTGCGCTACCGCACGAAGCCGGTGCGGGCCACGGTCGTCCACGCCGACGAACACGGCTTCGAGCTGAAGTTCGCCGAGCCGCAGTTCGCCGTCGCCCCCGGTCAGAGTGCGGTGCTGTATGCGGGCTCCCGGCTGCTGGGGGGCGGACTCATCGCGGACCACGTGCGGGAGCTTCCGGCGCTGGGCTGAGCGGTGATCCAGACGGCCGCGCCCCCGCTGCAGGCCGGAGGTGCGGCCGTCTTGGTCCTGAGGCGGAGAGGTTACAGCGCCGCGCGGGGTCGCCGCGCCGCCGCGAACGCCCCCAGCACAATGAGGACAGCGCCCACGGCCACCCCCAGCGCCACCGCCGCCACGTCGGGCCGGGCAGCGTACACCCCGTAGAAGGACCACAGCAGCACCGCCGCGTAGGCGTAGTCGCGGAAACGGGCCAGGAAAAAGGTGCCCAGCCCCGCCGCGATCAGCAGCAGCACTGCCGACCACGCGGGCGCACTCAGGCCCGCCAGCCCCGCCGTGACGCCCTCGCTGACCAGCCACGCGGTCACGTTGGCGATGGTCGCCACGCTGATCCAGCCCAGGTAGAGGCTGGTGGGCAGCAGCAGCGTCAGCCCCTCCGCCCCCTGCGGCGGCAAGGCCCGCACGTTGAGGTACAGCCAGATCAGGCTGCCCAGCAGCGCGAGCATGATGGGCACGCTCAGGCCGATGTTCAGGCTCTGGAAAGCCAGCAGCCAGGAGACGTTGAGCAGGTTGCTCAGCAGGAAGGGCCAGAACAGGCGGTCGAGCCGGGGGCCGCGCTGCGCGGGCAACGCCTGGTACACCGCGAAGGTCAGCAGGCCCAGAAAGATCACGCCCCAGATGGCGAAGGTCAGCCCCGCCGGGGTAAAGGCGTTGGGCAGCGCGTCACTCACGTCCGCGTTGGAACGGCCGAAAAGCGGCAGCGCGTTGCTGAGGTAGTTCATGACCAGGGTCAGCACCGTGGCGGCCAGCAGCGTCACTTGGCGGGAGAGTCCAGTCATGTCCCACCTTAAGCGGCCTGCCCTCCCTCAGCCTGTCAGGGAAGTGACGGTTTCTGAGTGGGCACTCAGGTCGTGTATTCGGCGTTGATGCTGACGTATTCGGCGCTGAGGTCGCAGCCCCACGCCTCGCCGCTCGCCGCTCCCACGCCGAGGCCGACCTCGAAGACGACCTCCCCCGCCCGCATGGAGGCGCTCACCGCCGCCGCGTCGTACTCCAGGGGCCGACCCGCGAAGACGGGGGTGCCCTGCACCTTCACGGTCATCGCCGGGAGGTCCACCGCTGCCCCGCTGCGCCCCACCGCCATGATCACCCGGCCCCAGTTGGGGTCGTTGCCGTGCACCGCGCTCTTGAGCAGCGGACTGACGCAGCAGGTGCGGGCGGCGGCCAGCGCCTCGGCCTCGGTGCGGGCGCCCGAGACGCGTACGGTGAGCAGCTTGGTCGCCCCCTCCCCGTCCGCCGCGATCTGCCGGGCGAGGTCGCGCATCACGCCTTCGAGCGCGGCCAGGAACTCGGCGGGGTCCACCTCGCCTGCTCGCCCGTTCGCCAGCACCAGCGCCATGTCGTTCGTGCTGGTGTCGCCGTCCACGGTCACGGCGTTGAAGGTGCGGTTCACGATGGCGGGAAAGGCGGCCCGCAGCGCTTCCCCGTCCACCCGCGCGTCGGTGAAAGCGAAGGCGAACATGGTCGCCATGTCGGGGTGAATCATGCCGCTGCCCTTGGCCGTGCCGACGATGCGGGCGCCCGTGCTCAGCCGCGCCTGGGCGGTCTTGGGCCGGGTGTCGGTCGTCATGATGGCGGCGGCGAAGGGGTCGGCCCCGTCCGCGAGCGCCTCCGGCAGCCGGGTCAGGCCTTCCCCCACCCGGTCCATCGGCAGCAGGTGCCCGATGATCCCGGTCGAGGCCGTCAGCACCGCGCCCGACTTTAGCCCGAGGTGCCCGGCCAGGCCCGCCGCCATCGCCGCGTTGTCGGCCTCCCCCTGCGGGCCGGTCGCGGCGTTCGCGTTGCCCGCGTTCACCACCAGCGCCCGCACGGGCCGTCCGGAGGCGTAGAGCTCCCGGCCCCGCGTCACGCAGGCGGCGGCGGCGGTGCTGCGGGTGCCCGCGTAGGCCCAGGTGCAGTCCGCGTCGCTGACCACGCAGCTCAGGTCGGTCCGGCCGCTGGGCTTGATGCCCGCCGCCGTGGTCGCCGCGAGGAAGCCCTGGGGAAAGGTGAGGGGGGCTGCTGTCATGGAGGCCATGCTAGAGCAGCCGGGAACGGGGAAGGCACGGCCCCACCTGACCCCCCGATGATGCCCCCGCCACGATCCTCACCCGGCCTTCATGGGCGGGCGGCCCCCCTGCGGATAGGGTGAGAGGCCATGAAGAAGTCGCTGCTGACCCTGACGGCGCTGGCCCTGCTGGGCACCCCGGCCGCGCTCGCCGCGCCCCTCAAGCTCCAGAACGTGCCCGTCACGGTGGAATCCAGCCCCAAGCTCTATGTCCTGAACGACGCGGGCATCGCCAAGGCCTTTCCCTCGGCGGCGGGCCGCCCCGAGGCCGTCTTCCTGACCGAGGACCGCAAGGTCACCGTGGCCTTCGACTGGCGCGAGGCGCAACTGGCCCCCGCCGGGGTCGCCGCGCTGACGAACGAGTTCGCCGCCGGGCTGCGGACCCAGGTGCCCAACCTCAAGACCATCAAGTCGGCGGCGGTGCAGGTCGGCGGGCACCCCTGGGGCCAGATCATCTTCACCACGCCGGGGCAGGGCGACGACCGCCGCTTCGAGATGCTGCTCACCAGCGCGGGCGGGCGCCTGCTCGTGGTGACGGTCGCCAGCACCGTCAAGGACTACAGCCGCAACGAGAACGTGGTCCGCAACCTCGCCAGCAGCCTGCGGGTGGACTGAGTACGGGCGGGCACGCCCCAGCCGTGCGGCGGGCCACGGGGACCGGGGTGGGATTCGGCCGCGTCCCCCGCGCGTAAAATGCCCCGCGTGTGCCTTCCCTCCAAGCCCCCTGCCCTCTGCGCCCTGCGGGTGCTGGGTCATCAGGGCGGGCTGGAGACCGCGCAGGCCATCTGGGACGGCCGCCCCATCTTTGTCAAACGGCTGCGGCTGGCCGACCCCGTGACTCAGGCCTGCCTGACCCACGAGGGAACAGTGGCGGCCCGCCTGAGCCGTCCGGAGGCGGCCCATCCTGGCGTGGTGCCCCTGCTCGCGGCGGAGCCGGACCTCCTGCTCTTTCCCTGGGTGGCGGGCGGAACCCTGCGCGACGCGCTGGAGGTGGGTCCGCTCCCGGTCCGGGAGGCGCTGGCGGTGGCGCGGGGCCTGCTGGATGCCCTCGCCCACGTCCATGCCCAGGGGGTGATCCACCACGACCTCAAGCCCGAGAACGTGCTGCTGTGCGGCGGCGAGCGGCGGGCGGGGGCGGTGCGCCTGACCGACTTCGGCCTGAGCCACGCCCGCTTCCTGCCCGAGTGCCACGGCGCGGAGACGCGGCTGGGCACCCCGCAGTACATGGCCCCCGAGCAGTTCGCGGGTGTGCGCGGTGATCCCCGCAGCGACCTGTACGCGGTGGGGGCCATCCTGTTCGAGTGCCTCGCGGGGCATCCGCCTTACGCTGACCCCCTGGGCTGGCTGGCCGGGCACCGCCGCGACCGTGCTCCGCTGCCCGGCCCACCCGCGCTGCACCCCGTGCTGGAAGCGGCCCTGTGCCGTGACCCCGCCGGGCGTCCCCCGGGTGCCCTGGCCCTGCGGCGGCAGGTGGAGGGAGCCGCCCGCGCCCTGGAGGCCCCATGCCCCTGATCGCCTTTACCGGCAACCGTTTCCTGGCCGAAGAAGCCCTGCGCGACACGCTCGCCGCCCGTGGCCTGCCCCTGCGCGACCTGCCCCGACTCGCGGGAGAGGAAGTCACCGCCGACGCCGTGGCCCCCCTGCTCGCCCCCAGCCTGTTCGGGGACGGCGGCGTGGTCGTGGACCTCGCCGGAGTCAAGCCCGACAAGGCGCTGCTGGAACTGCTGGCCTCCGCGCCCGTCACGGTCGCGGTTCTGGACGAGTCGGCTCCGGCGGGCCGCGTCAAGCTCTACGAGTCGAGGGGCGAACATGTCTCCTCGCCCGCTCCCCAGAAGACGGGCGACGTGGCGGGCTGGGTGGCGGGGCGGGCCAGAAAGACGGGCCTGAAACTGGACCGGGACGCGGCCCTGTACCTCGCGGAAGTCTTCGGCCCCGACCTCACCGGAATCGCGGGCGAACTGAACAAGCTCGCGCTGCTGGACCCGCCACACACGGCCGACCTCGTGCGACGGGTGGTGGGCCGCGAGCCGCCCGGCGATTCGTTCGCCATGCTGGGCGCGGCGACCACCGGCAAACCCGGCGAGGCCGTGACCCAGCTTCGGCGCCTGCTCGCCTCGGGCGAGGACCCCTTCAAGCTGATGGGCGCGGTCGTGTGGCAGTACAGCCTCGTCGCCCGCTGCGTGGCGCTGTTGCAGGAGGGGGGCCGCGTCACTGAAGCGCTGGCCGCCCAGCGCCTGGGGGTCAAGCCCTACCCGGCGAAAAAGGCCCTGGAGGTCGCCCGCCGCCTGAACGAGGCCAAGATTCGCGCCCACCTCGCCCGCATCCTTGACGCCGATCTCGCCATGAAACGCGGCTTGGACCCCGCCGTCACCCTCGAGCGGCTGATCGTGCAGCTCAGCGTGTAGAACCTGGGCCGGGCCGACCGTCCCGCCGCCTTTCCGAGCGGTCAGGTAGGATGCGGGCATGGCGACCGTCTACCTCGTTTTGCTGACCCTTCACAACCTCACCCGCTGGCTGGTGCTGATCGCGGGCGTGTGGGCATTGCTGCGGGCCTTCCGGGGCGTGGGCGCCGCCCGCGAGTTCACCGCCGCTGACCGCCGCCCGGTGGCGATCTTCGCGGGAACCGTGCATCTGCAGCTCGTGCTGGGGCTGCTGCTGTTCGGGTTGCTGGGGTCGCAGGGGGCCGGGGCCTTCTCGGACAGCCGCCCCTCGTTCCAGTGGGAGCACGTCGGGTTGGGGGTGCTGGCGGCCGTGTTCGCCACCCTCGCTTCTGCCATCAGCAAGCGGGCAGCGACCAACCAGGCCAAGTTCCGCGCGGCGGCCCTGTGGACGGCCCTGGCCCTCGTCACTGTGCTGGTGATGATTCCGTGGTGGCGGCCGCTGGTGCGGCTGTTCTCGTAAGCCCGGCACGCCAAAGAGCAGCGCGCCCCGGCCCGCAGCGTGGCCGGGGCGTCTCCGTCTGAGGTCAGCGCAGGGTCCCGAGCCGGGCGCCGATCACCTGCGCCGCGTTCGGGACCGCCGTGGTCACCGCGCGAACGGCCGCCATCTCCTCCGGATCCGTGTGGTCCAGAAGTTGCACGCCGTTCAGGTACACGGTCGGCGTGCCCTGCACGCCCAACCGCAGGCCCGCCGCCTGCTGGGACCGGACGGTGGCGCGCGGCGCGGGGTCGGTCAGGCAGGCTTTGAAGCTGGCGAGGTTCAGCCCGGCGCTGCGGGCATAGTCGCTGAACTTCGTGGCCGCCGAGGGCAGCCGGGTCCACTCGGCGAAGTTCCCGAACAGCAGGTCCGCGTAGGTCCAGAACTTCCCCTGCCGGGCAGCACACTCGCTGGCAATCGCCGCCGGTTCCGCGTTCGGGTGGAAGTCCAGCGGAAAGTGGTGGTGAATGACCCGGTAGACGTTGGGCCGGGCGGCCCAGTCGCGGTGCGCGGTGTCCCAGAGTTCCTTGCAGTAGGGGCACTGGAAGTCGCTGAAGACCCGCAGCACGTTGGGAGCTTTGGGGTTGCCCTCGGCATTCGTCGGCGCAGGAAAGGCGCTGTCTGGGTGGACGAGGAGGGCCGTGTACGCGGTCCAGCGTTCGGCGCCGCCCGTGCCGCTCAGCCGCACGCGCAGGAGGCTGCCGTCGCTGTCGTCGCGCAGGCCCTGGGCGCTCCGGGCCTCCTGGCGAACGCCGGCCCGCCCCAGGGTCTGCGCGAGCGAGGAGACATTCGCCTCGGCCCCGCCCCAGGCCGCCGCCAGCGCCCGCGCCACGTCCTGCGGATTGTCCGAGTGCACCAGCAGGCCGACCACCCGGCCTCCCGCCACGTCCAGGGTCACGCTCGTCTTGCCCCGGGTCAGGGTGCGTCCGCTGACGGCATAGCCCTTGAACTGCGTCAGGGCGGTGGTCGTGGCCGGGGTCTCCAGCAACTGCGCGTGGGCGACGCTGCCCACCGGCAGCGTCGCCAGCATCGCGCCCAACATCAGAATCTTCATCGGCTGCATGGCCGCAGTGTACG from the Deinococcus sp. NW-56 genome contains:
- a CDS encoding DsbA family protein; amino-acid sequence: MQPMKILMLGAMLATLPVGSVAHAQLLETPATTTALTQFKGYAVSGRTLTRGKTSVTLDVAGGRVVGLLVHSDNPQDVARALAAAWGGAEANVSSLAQTLGRAGVRQEARSAQGLRDDSDGSLLRVRLSGTGGAERWTAYTALLVHPDSAFPAPTNAEGNPKAPNVLRVFSDFQCPYCKELWDTAHRDWAARPNVYRVIHHHFPLDFHPNAEPAAIASECAARQGKFWTYADLLFGNFAEWTRLPSAATKFSDYARSAGLNLASFKACLTDPAPRATVRSQQAAGLRLGVQGTPTVYLNGVQLLDHTDPEEMAAVRAVTTAVPNAAQVIGARLGTLR
- a CDS encoding tryptophan-rich sensory protein; translation: MTGLSRQVTLLAATVLTLVMNYLSNALPLFGRSNADVSDALPNAFTPAGLTFAIWGVIFLGLLTFAVYQALPAQRGPRLDRLFWPFLLSNLLNVSWLLAFQSLNIGLSVPIMLALLGSLIWLYLNVRALPPQGAEGLTLLLPTSLYLGWISVATIANVTAWLVSEGVTAGLAGLSAPAWSAVLLLIAAGLGTFFLARFRDYAYAAVLLWSFYGVYAARPDVAAVALGVAVGAVLIVLGAFAAARRPRAAL
- the argJ gene encoding bifunctional glutamate N-acetyltransferase/amino-acid acetyltransferase ArgJ — translated: MTAAPLTFPQGFLAATTAAGIKPSGRTDLSCVVSDADCTWAYAGTRSTAAAACVTRGRELYASGRPVRALVVNAGNANAATGPQGEADNAAMAAGLAGHLGLKSGAVLTASTGIIGHLLPMDRVGEGLTRLPEALADGADPFAAAIMTTDTRPKTAQARLSTGARIVGTAKGSGMIHPDMATMFAFAFTDARVDGEALRAAFPAIVNRTFNAVTVDGDTSTNDMALVLANGRAGEVDPAEFLAALEGVMRDLARQIAADGEGATKLLTVRVSGARTEAEALAAARTCCVSPLLKSAVHGNDPNWGRVIMAVGRSGAAVDLPAMTVKVQGTPVFAGRPLEYDAAAVSASMRAGEVVFEVGLGVGAASGEAWGCDLSAEYVSINAEYTT
- the mnmA gene encoding tRNA 2-thiouridine(34) synthase MnmA, with amino-acid sequence MTQAAPAPAVIPSTPTPAPRVLCAMSGGVDSSVTAALLKEQGYQVIGAMMRFWPDDKRTDTFDSCCSPDAAFEARRVAEQVGVPFYLLDYREPFQRHIVGPFLDEYARGRTPNPCVNCNTKVKFDELVKKARMLGCQYVATGHYVKRVEREGGAVEFHRGDDPRKDQTYFLWGTPRDALPHILFPVGELEKPRVRELAAERGLLTASKPESQNICFVPGKVQDWVAEHLPQSQGLIREIATGEVVGEHLGTQFYTLGQKKGLGLYQSHRVRHVVHLDPATNTVWVGDYEDCVWDGLRAESANYLLDLAELPRELEVQVRYRTKPVRATVVHADEHGFELKFAEPQFAVAPGQSAVLYAGSRLLGGGLIADHVRELPALG
- the holA gene encoding DNA polymerase III subunit delta, whose product is MPLIAFTGNRFLAEEALRDTLAARGLPLRDLPRLAGEEVTADAVAPLLAPSLFGDGGVVVDLAGVKPDKALLELLASAPVTVAVLDESAPAGRVKLYESRGEHVSSPAPQKTGDVAGWVAGRARKTGLKLDRDAALYLAEVFGPDLTGIAGELNKLALLDPPHTADLVRRVVGREPPGDSFAMLGAATTGKPGEAVTQLRRLLASGEDPFKLMGAVVWQYSLVARCVALLQEGGRVTEALAAQRLGVKPYPAKKALEVARRLNEAKIRAHLARILDADLAMKRGLDPAVTLERLIVQLSV
- a CDS encoding Crp/Fnr family transcriptional regulator, which translates into the protein MPTPPDPARALKLLSRSPVFGGAPPADLQPLAALGRFRTLRRGDRLFRAGDELDTLFLVSSGSVRVYRVVRGGTRELTLHVEGPRQLVAGVGVFSGSDPAPAHAVALQTPTEVLCLPAAAVREQVFGTPALAAAVIAALARRQAELLARLEGLVFSELGERLAAHLLEHAADGPHALPTNSDLAALLGTVPELVSRKLGEFYRLGLIELERRRVRVLDRPELERLAGRGG
- a CDS encoding serine/threonine-protein kinase; protein product: MPRVCLPSKPPALCALRVLGHQGGLETAQAIWDGRPIFVKRLRLADPVTQACLTHEGTVAARLSRPEAAHPGVVPLLAAEPDLLLFPWVAGGTLRDALEVGPLPVREALAVARGLLDALAHVHAQGVIHHDLKPENVLLCGGERRAGAVRLTDFGLSHARFLPECHGAETRLGTPQYMAPEQFAGVRGDPRSDLYAVGAILFECLAGHPPYADPLGWLAGHRRDRAPLPGPPALHPVLEAALCRDPAGRPPGALALRRQVEGAARALEAPCP
- a CDS encoding S1C family serine protease, translated to MTRTAMLTLLLTLVPPLAAAQTTPTQTSPATPALPAAEQATVTVIDRALGSVLYITATVPSARQGTFSSPLFGGPDEGDQGTGSGFFVDNQGYALTNYHVIEGATRITVNLRGVRQDYAARVVGTAPDYDLALIQVQGVPAGQIRPLSFGNSDALRVGQTTIALGAPFGFQFSATTGIVSATERSVPVGVRQVPQNTIQTDAAVNPGNSGGPLLDSAGRVIGINTQIISPSGAATGIGQSAGVGFAVPANVAQRLLPQLRAGQTVLGPVLGVSLTPFELTDLSEQARQQYRLPRTGALVSEVQPGGPAATAGLRGGTAGIRTPLGTVYLGGDVITAIGGQPIESNADLRAYLFGRQAGERVTLTVNRAGQTLTLAATLAPGSLSGTGGR
- a CDS encoding ferredoxin, whose protein sequence is MPHVIVSPCIGVKDQACTEVCPVECIYDGGDQFLIHPDECIDCGACVPACPVSAIFPEEDVPAGEAEFIAKNRVFFGL